One window from the genome of Eucalyptus grandis isolate ANBG69807.140 chromosome 7, ASM1654582v1, whole genome shotgun sequence encodes:
- the LOC104454059 gene encoding NADH--cytochrome b5 reductase 1 — protein sequence MPSFEFTKMDILQFIREHANPIGVALALGAIFIYIFKRRRSRGCLDPTKFKEFRLIKKTPISHNTSRFKFALATPTSVLGLPIGQHVLCKGKDREGKDVIGPYAPITLDSDLGFFELVVKMYPQGQLSHHFREMREGDYLLVKGPIGQIKYKPNQARAFGLIAGGADISPMFQLIRAILENPKDKTKVHLIYANDTVSDILLKEELDSFAEKFPDRFTVYYVVKQAPENWNGGVGYVTREMIRTHCPPPASDVKIVMRGPQAMMKAMATHLKELGYTQDMQIDL from the exons ATGCCCTCCTTTGAATTCACCAAAATGGACATTCTCCAATTCATACGAGAGCACGCAAATCCAATTGGTGTTGCATTGGCTCTGGGCGCGATTTTCATCTACATTTTCAAGAGAAGAAGATCGAGAG GTTGCTTAGACCCCacaaagttcaaggaattcagactcatcaagaagaccCCGATCAGCCATAACACATCAAGATTCAAATTTGCTCTTGCCACGCCCACTTCGGTCTTGGGACTTCCCATAGGACAACACGTACTCTGCAA AGGAAAGGATAGAGAGGGTAAAGATGTTATTGGACCGTATGCTCCTATAACTCTAGACTCTGATCTTGGTTTCTTTGAATTGGTCGTGAAG ATGTACCCACAAGGACAGTTGTCTCACCATTTCAGAGAAATGCGCGAAGGAGATTACCTCCTTGTTAAAGGACCCATC GGACAAATCAAGTATAAGCCCAATCAAGCTCGTGCATTCGGGCTGATTGCGGGAGGCGCCGACATTTCCCCCATGTTTCAG CTTATTCGCGCCATACTGGAAAAtccaaaagacaaaacaaaagtgcACCTAATTTATGCCAATGACACTGTCAGCGACATACTTTTAAAG GAAGAATTAGATAGCTTTGCCGAGAAATTTCCCGACCGTTTCACAGTGTATTATGTTGTCAAGCAG GCTCCTGAAAATTGGAACGGTGGAGTCGGGTATGTGACGAGGGAGATGATCCGAACCCACTGTCCACCACCTGCTTCCGATGTAAAG ATAGTGATGCGTGGTCCTCAAGCCATGATGAAGGCAATGGCTACTCATCTTAAAGAGCTTGGTTACACACAAGATATGCAGATTGATCTCTGA